The following coding sequences are from one Dreissena polymorpha isolate Duluth1 chromosome 8, UMN_Dpol_1.0, whole genome shotgun sequence window:
- the LOC127840565 gene encoding slit homolog 2 protein-like, translating to MDRCPMCVLAMVLALCRGISWDQCPVRCSCDGTNVRCVGQGMRTIPLSLTDATVLNFSKNLLASLPEDGFKGCRNLSELDLSENNLSSVHNGAFKGVPNLEKLYLRLNKLSSIQDGTFYGLQNLQMLDLSFNGVSNISRAAFSGLSRLRLLQLNGNDLEIIEDGAFEGMPSLDEL from the exons ATGGACAGGTGTCCCATGTGCGTATTGGCGATGGTGCTTGCGCTGTGCAGGGGTATCTCGTGGGACCAGTGTCCAGTGAGGTGTTCTTGCGATGGAACAAACGTTAGGTGCGTTGGACAAGGAATGCGGACGATACCCCTTTCCCTAACCGACGCTACCGTCTT GAATTTTTCCAAAAACCTTCTCGCATCCCTACCCGAAGATGGATTTAAAGGCTGTCGGAATCTATCGGAACT GGATTTATCCGAAAACAATCTCTCATCAGTTCACAACGGTGCATTCAAAGGAGTGCCGAACCTAGAGAAATT GTATTTACGCTTGAACAAGCTTTCATCCATACAAGACGGTACATTTTACGGGTTGCAGAACCTTCAGATGCT GGACCTGAGTTTCAACGGGGTAAGCAACATTTCTCGGGCGGCGTTCAGTGGCTTGAGTCGACTGCGATTGCT gCAACTAAATGGCAACGACCTCGAAATCATAGAAGATGGTGCATTTGAAGGAATGCCGAGCCTTGATGAACTGTAA